From Serinicoccus profundi, the proteins below share one genomic window:
- a CDS encoding LysR family transcriptional regulator, with protein MFDAAGLRVMRAIAEEGSFTAAATSLGYTQPAVSQMVRRLEQRAGTALVERIGRTVRLTEAGRLLARRAVEILDRIDEAEAEVVAIAGLQAGRVRLMAFPSSSATLVPRALAALRRSHPAVTVQFSEAEPPESLAAVRAGAVDLAVAFAYEGTDAGRGEDDLAGLVVMDVLDDPVMLVLPQDHELAGQDEVDLADLSADRWIAGCPRCRGHLLTLADGAGFSPDVTFETEDYVAVLGLVAAGLGVALVPQLILTTVSHPDVVIRPVSPPSRRTVQVVTTPDLQRVPAVAATLDALCQSARELGGSPCAHVDASV; from the coding sequence ATGTTCGACGCCGCAGGGCTGCGCGTGATGCGCGCCATCGCTGAGGAGGGTTCCTTCACGGCGGCCGCGACCTCCCTGGGCTACACCCAGCCCGCGGTCTCGCAGATGGTGCGCCGTCTGGAGCAGCGGGCCGGGACGGCACTGGTGGAGCGCATCGGCCGCACTGTGCGCCTCACGGAGGCCGGCCGTCTCCTCGCCCGCCGGGCCGTCGAGATCCTCGACCGGATCGACGAGGCGGAGGCGGAGGTCGTCGCGATCGCGGGGCTGCAGGCCGGTCGGGTCCGCCTCATGGCCTTCCCGTCCTCCTCGGCCACCTTGGTGCCGAGGGCGCTCGCGGCGCTGCGCCGCAGCCATCCCGCCGTCACTGTGCAGTTCAGCGAGGCCGAGCCGCCGGAATCGCTCGCCGCCGTACGCGCGGGAGCGGTGGACCTGGCCGTCGCCTTCGCCTACGAGGGCACCGACGCCGGTCGCGGCGAGGACGACCTGGCGGGGCTGGTCGTGATGGATGTGCTCGACGACCCGGTGATGCTCGTGCTGCCCCAGGACCACGAGCTGGCCGGGCAGGACGAGGTGGACCTGGCGGACCTGTCCGCGGACCGCTGGATCGCGGGCTGCCCGCGCTGCCGCGGCCACCTGCTCACGCTCGCCGACGGCGCTGGCTTCAGTCCGGACGTGACCTTCGAGACCGAGGATTACGTCGCCGTGCTCGGGCTGGTGGCGGCCGGGCTCGGGGTCGCGCTCGTGCCCCAGCTCATCCTCACCACCGTCTCCCACCCGGACGTCGTCATCCGGCCCGTCTCCCCGCCGTCGCGCCGGACCGTGCAGGTCGTCACCACCCCCGACCTGCAGCGGGTGCCCGCGGTGGCGGCCACCCTGGACGCCCTCTGCCAGAGTGCCCGGGAGCTCGGCGGCTCCCCGTGCGCTCACGTGGACGCCTCCGTCTGA
- a CDS encoding DNA internalization-related competence protein ComEC/Rec2, with protein MGPGGTAERLHQEGPGEPPDPGDGLHDARLLVPALVAWGVLVAVLPGPGWLPGAVATAALTSAAWLLRTTGRRDETRPRSRMLNVLALSAAAVGLVAGAAALHFAVARAGPVPGWAQERAVGRAELLVTTEPRVLARGDEREPLVILEARVLEASARGMTSRPRTPVLVIAPGGQGWGDVAWRSRIEVQGRWAPAEPGERAVAVLVPRGPPRTRDAPPTLLRGIDHVRGRFREAVDPLPRDARGLVPGLVIGDTSLTPEDLTQAMRDTGMTHLSAVSGSNVAIVAGGVALLAARTGLPRRWRLPVVLAALLSFILLCRPEPSVLRAGVMGAVGLIALTGGRRRASLPTLGAAVIGLLCLDPWLARSYGFALSTLATLGLVLWARPWGLAMARVVPRWASLPARAAAVPLAAQVICAPVIVLLQGSVTTVAVLANLLAAPLVPPTTILGVVAAVLAPVSLHLAMAVAWLSAVPAWVIGRIARVCSRLPYGTLEWWDGAAGAWALVAATLGLLLTWRWWGLQVRRHRWGTAAVGCALLVWLLPVPGLAPWPPRGWVVAGCDVGQGDAFVVATGPERALVIDTGPDPAAMSECLRGLGVRRVDLLVLTHFHADHVGGLSGVLSSAQVEEVLVTPVQEPVETATAVLDQVRESGIPVRAAQVGDRWEWGSTAASVLWPSQRPPVGASAANNASIVLHVEAAGVRMLSTGDLEPESARLVREVTAGRDYDVLKVAHHGSAAQDERLVREARPEFALIGVGADNDFGHPAPSALGLLAEVGAIVLRTDLHGDIAVVRDERGRLVPHARHDG; from the coding sequence GTGGGTCCCGGGGGCACGGCGGAGCGACTGCACCAGGAGGGGCCGGGAGAGCCCCCCGACCCTGGGGACGGGCTGCACGACGCGCGGCTCCTGGTGCCGGCGCTGGTCGCCTGGGGCGTGCTCGTGGCGGTCCTACCGGGCCCAGGCTGGCTGCCCGGTGCCGTGGCGACGGCCGCGCTGACCTCGGCCGCCTGGCTCCTGCGGACGACCGGCCGTCGAGACGAGACGCGGCCGCGGTCGCGGATGCTCAATGTGCTCGCCCTCTCCGCAGCGGCCGTCGGCCTGGTGGCCGGAGCCGCGGCGCTGCACTTTGCCGTCGCGCGGGCGGGACCCGTGCCGGGCTGGGCGCAGGAGCGGGCGGTCGGTCGTGCCGAGCTGCTGGTGACCACGGAGCCGAGGGTGCTGGCCCGGGGCGACGAGCGGGAGCCGCTCGTCATCCTCGAGGCGCGGGTGCTCGAGGCGTCGGCTCGCGGGATGACGAGCCGACCACGCACCCCGGTGCTCGTCATCGCGCCCGGCGGGCAGGGCTGGGGAGACGTCGCCTGGCGGAGCCGGATCGAGGTGCAGGGCCGCTGGGCTCCGGCCGAGCCGGGGGAGCGGGCGGTCGCAGTGCTCGTGCCTCGCGGTCCGCCGAGGACCCGTGACGCCCCGCCTACGCTGCTGCGGGGCATCGACCACGTGCGAGGACGCTTCCGTGAGGCGGTCGACCCGCTGCCCCGCGACGCCCGCGGACTGGTGCCGGGGCTCGTCATCGGTGACACCTCCCTCACGCCGGAGGACCTCACGCAGGCCATGCGTGACACCGGGATGACCCACTTGAGCGCCGTGAGTGGCAGCAATGTCGCCATCGTCGCCGGTGGCGTGGCGCTGTTGGCGGCTCGCACGGGGCTGCCGCGCCGCTGGCGGCTGCCGGTCGTGCTCGCCGCGCTCCTGAGCTTCATCCTGCTGTGCCGACCGGAGCCGTCGGTGCTCCGCGCCGGCGTCATGGGGGCCGTGGGGCTGATCGCCCTGACGGGCGGACGTCGGCGGGCGAGCCTGCCGACCCTCGGGGCGGCGGTCATCGGGCTGCTGTGCCTCGACCCGTGGTTGGCCCGCTCCTACGGCTTCGCCCTGTCCACCCTCGCCACGCTCGGCCTGGTGCTCTGGGCCCGCCCGTGGGGGTTGGCGATGGCGCGGGTGGTGCCGCGCTGGGCCTCCCTGCCGGCGCGCGCGGCAGCCGTCCCGCTCGCGGCGCAGGTCATCTGCGCGCCGGTCATCGTCCTGCTGCAGGGCAGCGTCACCACGGTGGCGGTGCTGGCCAACCTGCTCGCGGCACCTCTGGTCCCTCCCACCACCATCCTGGGCGTGGTGGCAGCGGTCCTGGCGCCGGTCTCGCTCCACCTGGCGATGGCCGTGGCCTGGCTGTCGGCGGTCCCCGCGTGGGTCATCGGCCGGATCGCCCGGGTGTGCTCGCGGTTGCCTTACGGCACCCTCGAGTGGTGGGACGGCGCGGCCGGGGCCTGGGCACTGGTCGCGGCGACGCTCGGGCTCCTGCTCACCTGGCGGTGGTGGGGCCTGCAGGTGCGCCGCCACCGGTGGGGGACCGCCGCAGTGGGCTGCGCCCTCCTCGTCTGGCTGCTGCCCGTGCCCGGCCTGGCCCCGTGGCCGCCCCGAGGCTGGGTGGTCGCGGGCTGTGACGTAGGTCAGGGCGACGCCTTCGTCGTCGCCACGGGCCCCGAGCGGGCGCTGGTCATCGACACCGGCCCGGACCCTGCGGCGATGAGCGAGTGCCTGCGGGGCCTCGGCGTCCGCCGCGTCGATTTGCTGGTGCTGACGCACTTCCATGCCGATCACGTCGGGGGACTCTCCGGGGTGCTGTCGTCCGCGCAGGTCGAGGAGGTGCTCGTCACGCCGGTGCAGGAGCCGGTCGAGACGGCGACGGCCGTCCTGGACCAGGTGAGGGAGAGCGGCATACCGGTCCGTGCGGCGCAGGTGGGCGACCGCTGGGAGTGGGGCTCGACCGCAGCGTCGGTGCTGTGGCCCTCGCAGCGACCACCCGTGGGCGCGTCGGCAGCCAACAACGCCAGCATCGTCCTGCACGTCGAGGCGGCGGGGGTGCGGATGTTGTCCACCGGTGACCTCGAGCCGGAGAGCGCGCGCCTCGTCCGAGAGGTCACGGCGGGTCGCGACTACGACGTGCTCAAGGTGGCGCACCACGGCTCCGCCGCGCAGGACGAGCGGCTGGTGCGCGAGGCCCGCCCCGAGTTCGCGCTCATCGGCGTCGGTGCCGACAACGACTTCGGCCACCCTGCGCCGAGCGCCCTGGGTCTGCTCGCCGAGGTGGGTGCGATCGTGCTCCGGACCGACCTGCACGGTGACATCGCCGTCGTCCGGGACGAGCGCGGACGACTCGTGCCCCATGCGAGGCACGACGGATGA
- the lexA gene encoding transcriptional repressor LexA, which translates to MATIHEMPDRDGGADLTNRQRRVLDVIRDSVDHRGYPPSLREIGDAVGLTSPSSVAHQLKTLERKGFLRRDPHRPRAIEVVLPGSDGAGYRRGEGEGSATPVSSESLDETGIGDARPQPSYVPLVGRIAAGGPILAEQAVEDVFPLPRQIVGDGELFLLKVVGDSMIDAAICDGDWVVVRRQPTAVNGEIVAAMLDNEATVKTYRHRDGKTWLIPHNPAYEPIDGDHAVILGKVTAVLRRV; encoded by the coding sequence ATGGCCACGATTCACGAGATGCCGGACCGCGACGGCGGCGCCGACCTGACCAACCGCCAACGGCGGGTCCTCGACGTCATCCGCGACTCGGTGGACCACCGCGGCTACCCACCGAGCCTGCGCGAGATCGGGGACGCCGTCGGGCTCACCTCACCGAGCTCGGTCGCCCACCAGCTCAAGACGCTGGAGCGCAAGGGCTTCCTGCGCCGCGACCCCCACCGTCCGCGCGCCATCGAGGTCGTCCTCCCGGGCAGCGACGGCGCCGGCTACCGCCGGGGCGAGGGTGAGGGTTCCGCCACTCCCGTGTCCAGCGAGAGCCTCGACGAGACCGGGATCGGCGACGCCCGACCCCAGCCGTCCTACGTCCCGCTGGTCGGGCGCATCGCGGCGGGTGGCCCGATCCTCGCCGAGCAGGCGGTTGAGGACGTCTTCCCCCTCCCCCGGCAGATCGTCGGCGACGGCGAGCTCTTCCTGCTCAAGGTGGTCGGCGACTCGATGATCGACGCCGCCATCTGTGATGGCGACTGGGTCGTCGTGCGCCGCCAGCCCACCGCCGTCAACGGCGAGATCGTCGCCGCCATGCTCGACAACGAGGCCACCGTCAAGACCTACCGTCACCGCGACGGCAAGACGTGGCTGATCCCGCACAACCCGGCCTACGAGCCGATCGACGGCGACCACGCCGTGATCCTCGGCAAGGTGACGGCGGTCCTGCGCCGGGTCTGA
- a CDS encoding sensor histidine kinase — translation MRPTRRRRSLRATIVTSVVAIFACVLLLSGLATTLALRHTLIGALDQDLLLSTERVGEQVRDPGAAPPDQVGADDGPQAPGRRDIGRPPGGGDRSLTLVTDAQGAVLVNSVVSTTNDLTELDAGQLRRIEEAIATEAQEAGGVGSGTPLPFSVDLGEDVGDYRVVVDEQPDGTTLTIGLPMAGVTDTTRQAMAILLPVGLLSLLAAGGGSAYLVRRDLAPLDRVAATARRVSQQRLERGEVAVGDRVPEADADPDTEVGQVGIALNDLLDTMEAALSVRHESEQRVRQFVADASHELRTPLSSIRGYAELSRRESEPVPEGVRYALDRVESESLRMQGLVEDLLLLARLDAGRPLERLPVDLTLVCLDAVSDARAAGPDHHWQLDLPEEPVEVVGDEARLRQALANLLANARAHTPPGTRVTTGLVATGREVRLTVSDDGPGVPPQLAPTVFERFARGDDSRSRAAGSTGLGLSIVAAVAKAHDGRITLEPTPSGTTFLLTLPQAGPR, via the coding sequence ATGAGACCGACGCGTCGTCGCAGGTCGCTGCGGGCCACGATCGTCACCTCGGTGGTGGCGATCTTCGCGTGCGTGCTGCTGCTGTCCGGGCTGGCCACGACGCTGGCGCTGCGGCATACCCTCATCGGGGCGCTGGACCAGGACCTGCTGCTCTCGACCGAGAGAGTGGGTGAGCAGGTGCGTGACCCGGGCGCGGCGCCGCCCGACCAGGTGGGCGCGGACGACGGGCCTCAGGCCCCCGGCCGCAGGGACATCGGTCGCCCGCCCGGTGGCGGTGATCGATCCCTCACGCTGGTGACGGATGCTCAGGGCGCCGTGCTCGTCAACTCGGTGGTGTCCACCACCAACGACCTCACCGAGCTCGACGCGGGCCAGCTCCGGCGGATCGAGGAGGCCATCGCCACCGAGGCGCAGGAGGCGGGTGGGGTCGGGTCGGGCACCCCGCTGCCGTTCTCGGTCGACCTCGGCGAGGACGTGGGGGACTATCGGGTGGTGGTGGATGAGCAGCCGGACGGGACGACCCTGACGATCGGGCTGCCGATGGCGGGGGTCACCGACACCACCCGCCAGGCCATGGCGATCCTGCTCCCGGTGGGTCTGCTCTCGCTCCTCGCCGCCGGAGGCGGATCGGCCTACCTCGTCCGGCGCGACCTCGCCCCCCTCGACCGGGTCGCCGCCACGGCGCGGCGGGTCTCCCAGCAGCGTCTGGAACGTGGGGAGGTCGCCGTGGGGGACCGGGTGCCCGAGGCCGATGCCGACCCGGACACCGAGGTGGGGCAGGTGGGGATCGCCCTCAACGACCTGCTCGACACCATGGAGGCGGCGCTCTCGGTGCGGCACGAGAGCGAGCAGCGGGTGCGGCAGTTCGTGGCGGACGCCTCGCACGAGCTGCGGACCCCGTTGTCCTCGATCCGGGGCTATGCCGAGCTGTCGCGCAGGGAGAGCGAGCCGGTGCCCGAGGGGGTGAGGTATGCCCTGGACCGGGTCGAGTCGGAGTCGCTGCGGATGCAGGGCCTCGTCGAGGACCTCCTGCTGCTGGCGAGGCTGGACGCCGGGCGACCCCTGGAGCGGCTCCCGGTCGACCTCACCCTGGTGTGCCTGGACGCGGTCAGTGACGCGCGGGCGGCCGGACCGGACCACCACTGGCAGCTCGACCTGCCCGAGGAGCCCGTCGAGGTGGTGGGCGACGAGGCGCGCCTCCGGCAGGCCCTGGCCAACCTGCTCGCGAATGCCCGCGCCCACACCCCGCCCGGCACGCGCGTCACGACCGGTCTGGTCGCCACCGGCCGGGAGGTCCGGCTCACGGTGAGCGACGACGGCCCGGGCGTGCCACCCCAGCTGGCGCCCACGGTCTTCGAGCGCTTCGCCCGCGGGGACGACTCACGCTCTCGCGCTGCGGGGAGCACCGGCCTCGGCCTGTCGATCGTGGCGGCCGTCGCCAAGGCGCACGACGGGAGGATCACCCTGGAGCCGACGCCGAGCGGCACGACGTTCCTGCTCACCCTGCCGCAGGCCGGGCCGCGGTGA
- a CDS encoding response regulator transcription factor yields the protein MAAGTAPSLTRLDGTPVRVLVVDDESQLAELLSMALRYEGWQVRTALTGNDAVRTAREFAPDAVVLDMMLPDIDGLEVLRRMRADQPDVPVLFLTAKDAVEDRVAGLTAGGDDYVTKPFSLEEVVARVRALMRRTAVVAQEAGSVLVVGDLTLDEDSHEVVRAGEEVSLTATEFELLRFLMRNPRRVLSKAQILDRVWHYDFGGQANIVELYISYLRKKIDQGREPMIHTMRGAGYVLKPAAGG from the coding sequence ATGGCAGCCGGCACCGCACCCTCCCTCACCCGCCTCGACGGCACGCCCGTGCGGGTGCTCGTCGTGGACGACGAGAGCCAGCTGGCCGAGCTGTTGTCGATGGCACTGCGCTACGAGGGATGGCAGGTGCGCACCGCCCTGACCGGGAACGACGCGGTCCGCACCGCCCGCGAGTTCGCCCCGGACGCCGTCGTCCTCGACATGATGCTGCCGGACATCGACGGCCTGGAGGTGCTGCGCCGGATGCGCGCCGACCAGCCCGACGTGCCCGTCCTCTTCCTCACCGCCAAGGACGCGGTGGAGGACCGGGTCGCCGGTCTCACGGCCGGCGGCGACGACTACGTCACCAAACCGTTCAGCCTGGAGGAGGTCGTGGCCCGGGTGCGCGCCCTCATGCGGCGCACCGCCGTCGTGGCCCAGGAGGCGGGCTCGGTGCTCGTGGTCGGTGACCTCACGCTGGACGAGGACAGCCACGAGGTGGTCCGCGCCGGGGAGGAGGTCTCACTCACCGCGACCGAGTTCGAGCTGCTGCGCTTCCTCATGCGCAACCCCCGCCGGGTGCTCTCCAAGGCGCAGATCCTCGACCGCGTCTGGCACTACGACTTCGGCGGCCAGGCCAACATCGTCGAGCTCTACATCTCCTACCTGCGCAAGAAGATCGACCAGGGACGGGAGCCGATGATCCACACCATGCGGGGCGCCGGCTACGTGCTCAAGCCGGCCGCCGGCGGATGA
- a CDS encoding patatin-like phospholipase family protein: MSPPPGDPTLAQLEAARATAHHGPSALRPRAGTALCLSGGGFRAALFHLGAVRRLDELGILGSLRTISAVSGGAVLANLLLHPALEWPDPHDGAGRVGGFEELVAVPLRELTGRNLRTPALLSRMLPSGWGRPDASVGVLADGLERAVPWWGSDLREHVRTRGPVVLTGATEIGYGVSWVFADPHSAGPRGRMGDHRLGHCAPPPGLRIVDAVAASCAYPPFFAPLELDGNQLGLVGGAPDLDEPEQVRAAIRRRIQLVDGGVYDNLALEPVWADHAVVLVSDGGAVFRGRPPGSLLSRLWRLLSITSSGGQTARLRWLRAGFARGTLAGATWSLESPGDLARLPGPELDASVLEHYAPEVLGAIHEVRTDLDAFSPGEQMVLERHGYLVADASVRRHSPQAVRLDAPLRPPHPQVAGPSELVSALRGSSRVTALGRR, translated from the coding sequence GTGTCACCCCCGCCCGGCGACCCGACGCTGGCCCAGCTCGAGGCCGCCCGGGCCACCGCCCACCACGGGCCCTCGGCGCTCCGGCCGCGCGCCGGGACAGCCCTGTGCCTCTCCGGCGGGGGATTCCGGGCAGCGCTGTTCCACCTCGGCGCCGTCCGACGCCTCGACGAGCTCGGCATCCTCGGCTCGCTGCGGACCATCAGCGCGGTGTCGGGCGGTGCCGTGCTCGCCAACCTGCTGCTGCACCCCGCGCTGGAGTGGCCGGACCCCCACGACGGAGCGGGGCGCGTCGGGGGATTCGAGGAGCTGGTCGCCGTCCCGCTGCGCGAGCTGACCGGCCGCAACCTGCGTACCCCCGCCCTGCTCTCCCGCATGTTGCCGAGCGGATGGGGTCGACCCGACGCCAGCGTCGGGGTGCTCGCCGACGGCCTGGAGCGGGCGGTCCCGTGGTGGGGGAGCGACCTGCGCGAGCACGTCAGGACGCGCGGACCGGTCGTCCTCACCGGCGCCACCGAGATCGGGTATGGCGTCTCGTGGGTCTTCGCCGACCCCCACTCGGCCGGTCCCCGCGGTCGGATGGGTGACCACCGCCTGGGTCACTGCGCCCCGCCGCCGGGGTTGCGGATCGTCGACGCCGTCGCGGCCTCCTGCGCCTACCCACCGTTCTTCGCGCCGTTGGAGCTCGACGGCAACCAACTGGGCCTCGTCGGCGGGGCACCCGACCTCGATGAGCCCGAGCAGGTCAGGGCCGCGATCCGCCGTCGGATCCAGCTCGTCGACGGTGGTGTCTACGACAACCTCGCGCTCGAACCGGTCTGGGCCGACCACGCGGTCGTCCTGGTCAGCGACGGGGGAGCCGTCTTCCGTGGCCGACCACCGGGCTCGCTGCTGTCCCGGCTGTGGAGGTTGTTGTCCATCACCTCCAGCGGTGGGCAGACCGCACGCCTACGCTGGCTCCGGGCCGGCTTCGCGCGCGGCACCCTCGCAGGCGCCACCTGGTCGTTGGAGTCGCCCGGTGACCTCGCCCGGCTGCCCGGGCCGGAGCTCGACGCCTCGGTCCTCGAGCACTACGCCCCCGAGGTGCTCGGGGCCATCCACGAGGTGCGCACCGACCTGGACGCCTTCAGCCCGGGGGAGCAGATGGTCCTGGAGCGACACGGCTACCTCGTCGCGGACGCCTCGGTGCGCAGGCACAGTCCGCAGGCGGTGCGGCTGGACGCTCCGCTGCGCCCGCCCCACCCCCAGGTGGCCGGCCCCTCCGAGCTGGTCAGCGCGTTGCGGGGCTCGAGCCGCGTCACCGCCCTCGGTCGTCGCTAG
- a CDS encoding Sir2 family NAD-dependent protein deacetylase, with protein sequence MSAVGPLDLALTMPPAVPVDPRAAERLRDLLSGAGVVALTGAGMSTGSGIPDYRGPDGTRRVQPMQHGEFVRSAEGRQRYWARAYVGWGRFAAAEPNAAHRAVADLERLGLVRHVITQNVDGLHQRAGSRRVLELHGTLTAVTCLDCGEETSRERVQEWLTDANPGFLDRIDAPSQVRPDGDVALPEALVTSFRTPRCLVCGQDRLKPDVVFFGGSVAKEVVERAFVLVEQARCLLVLGSSLQVMSGYRFVRRAARDGIPVAILTRGSTRGDAEATLRLDGLVGDVLPRLVRDLGG encoded by the coding sequence GTGAGCGCCGTCGGGCCTCTTGACCTGGCCCTGACCATGCCTCCGGCGGTCCCGGTCGACCCGCGGGCCGCAGAACGGCTGCGCGACCTCCTGTCCGGTGCCGGTGTCGTCGCGCTCACGGGTGCGGGCATGTCCACCGGCAGCGGGATCCCCGACTACCGCGGGCCCGACGGCACCCGCCGGGTCCAGCCGATGCAGCACGGCGAGTTCGTCCGCTCTGCCGAGGGGCGCCAGCGCTACTGGGCCCGGGCCTACGTGGGCTGGGGCCGGTTCGCGGCAGCGGAGCCCAACGCCGCCCACCGTGCCGTCGCCGACCTGGAGCGGCTCGGTCTGGTGCGCCACGTCATCACCCAGAACGTCGACGGCCTCCACCAGCGCGCCGGGAGTCGCCGGGTGCTGGAGCTGCACGGGACCCTCACCGCGGTCACCTGCCTGGACTGCGGCGAGGAGACCTCGCGGGAGCGGGTGCAGGAGTGGCTCACCGACGCCAACCCCGGATTCCTCGACCGGATCGACGCGCCCTCCCAGGTGCGACCGGACGGCGATGTGGCGCTCCCGGAGGCTCTGGTCACCTCGTTCCGGACCCCGCGCTGCCTCGTCTGCGGGCAGGACCGCCTCAAGCCCGACGTCGTCTTCTTCGGTGGGTCGGTCGCCAAGGAGGTCGTCGAGCGGGCCTTCGTCCTCGTCGAGCAGGCGCGCTGCCTGCTCGTGCTCGGCTCCTCCCTGCAGGTGATGAGCGGCTACCGGTTCGTCCGGCGCGCGGCGCGGGACGGCATACCGGTCGCCATCCTCACCCGGGGGAGCACCCGCGGTGACGCCGAGGCGACGCTGCGTCTCGACGGACTCGTCGGTGACGTGCTCCCCCGCCTGGTCCGGGACCTGGGTGGCTAG
- a CDS encoding PRC-barrel domain-containing protein, producing MVTYEQLGEMYDAEVVDQDGHKVGGLDQVYLDNGTGEPAWVSVRTGWFGGRKIFCPVSNAVIRDGQIEVPYPVDMIKDAPDIPCDGHLTEDEEEQLYDYYSIDEGPAPSA from the coding sequence GTGGTCACTTACGAGCAGCTGGGTGAGATGTATGACGCGGAGGTCGTCGACCAGGACGGCCACAAGGTCGGTGGACTCGACCAGGTCTACCTGGACAACGGCACCGGCGAACCGGCGTGGGTCTCGGTGCGCACCGGATGGTTCGGCGGTCGCAAGATCTTCTGCCCCGTGTCGAACGCCGTCATCCGCGACGGACAGATCGAGGTGCCCTACCCGGTCGACATGATCAAGGACGCTCCTGACATCCCGTGCGACGGCCACCTGACCGAGGACGAGGAGGAGCAGCTCTACGACTACTACTCCATCGACGAGGGCCCTGCGCCCTCGGCATGA
- a CDS encoding LysM peptidoglycan-binding domain-containing protein, with product MSTAIAHDILAPVVPLTDPSRRGGRRPHLRLVGDQERRPSRATRRRSAACQLRLTRRGRLAITTTTTLVLALVIWSMVGLLGPADATSSVTVERGTTLSEIASEQLPELPLSQAITAIQRANSLSTTSVAAGQELVIPGR from the coding sequence ATGAGCACCGCCATCGCGCACGACATCCTGGCCCCCGTGGTCCCCCTGACCGACCCGAGCCGCCGCGGCGGTCGTCGGCCGCACCTGCGGCTCGTCGGAGATCAGGAGCGACGCCCGAGCCGCGCCACGCGGAGGCGCTCCGCCGCCTGCCAACTGCGGCTGACGCGTCGGGGTCGGCTGGCCATCACGACGACCACCACCCTCGTCCTGGCGCTGGTGATCTGGTCCATGGTCGGCCTGCTCGGCCCCGCCGACGCCACGAGCTCGGTCACCGTCGAGCGCGGGACGACCCTGAGCGAGATCGCGAGTGAGCAGCTCCCGGAGCTCCCGCTGAGTCAGGCGATCACCGCGATTCAGCGGGCCAACAGCCTCAGCACCACCTCGGTCGCTGCCGGTCAGGAGCTCGTGATCCCGGGTCGCTGA